The Catenulispora sp. MAP5-51 genomic sequence ACGTGTCGGAGATGCCCCCGGCCACCTTGTTGACGGTGTTGAAGGTCGCCGGCGCGACCACGAAGGCGTCCGCATCCGGTAGTACGTCTGCCTCATTAGGATTCTTATAATCATCACGGACAGGGTGCCCGGTCATCTCTCGCAGCCGGTCGGCGTCAAGAAACCGCATTCCCATCCGAGTCCCGACCACACAGACTTCCCATCCTTCACCCTGCGCATGTCTTACGAGATCCGGCATGGACTCCGACGGATAGCCACCGCAACCGATCGCGTAGAGAACGGGCTTTATAGGCAAGACAGCATCCTTCCAACCGCACGGCCGCAGAAAAACAGGGCACGAGGGTTCCGGAACGGCCGTCGCGCACCGTAGCATCGGTACCACTTTCCGTTAATCATGCCCCGGGTGGTGTCCGATGCCTTCGTCCGAAAAGCGTAGCGCCGACCCGCTCACGACTGGCGAACGTGTGGAGTGGCACCGGAGACGACGTGGTGTGAGCCGCAAGGCGCTTGCCGAGCTGGTCGGGCGATCCGAGGAATGGCTCCGACTTCTTGAGGTCGAGGGACGCGGCGCCGAGCGGCTCTCCAACTTGATCGCAATCGCTCGCGCCCTTGGCATGAGTGACGCCTCGATGCTCGTCGGATTCGACCTCCGCCCGCTGCGCACAACCGGGGTACCCGAGCATCCCGCAGTCCCCCAGGTACGCCTTACCCTGAGCCTCGCCCTCCTCGCGCCGGTCACCGACGGCCCGCAATGCACCGTGGACTCGCTCCAGGAACGGATTCACCACGCCTGGGCCGGATGGCGAGTATCGCGAGCGCAATACGCAGCTCTTGGCGCCGTGCTACCTGACCTGCTCACCGACGCGATCATGGCAGCCCGCTCGGCAACAGGTATTGAGCATCGAGAAATGCACAAGCTGCTCACGCACGTCTACCTACTGGCGCAACGAT encodes the following:
- a CDS encoding flavoprotein; translation: MPIKPVLYAIGCGGYPSESMPDLVRHAQGEGWEVCVVGTRMGMRFLDADRLREMTGHPVRDDYKNPNEADVLPDADAFVVAPATFNTVNKVAGGISDTLALGLINEAIGMGKPVILAPWPNQELVKHPAFPRSVELLAEFGVRFVLDRAALPLPASGRPGAATFPWAQVHAALAVAKDEVLAGR